CAAGTGGTTTCTTCCTAAAATACCTGCGaccataacaaaaaaaaaagattttttcttcttctataaatTATTGATTTCAGTAAATAGTCTACTATTACTTATTAAATTTGGTATGTTATTCCTCCTTTTTGGTATGTTATAATGTTGTACTCctgtttttgtaaattttttggaatagtttctataaatttttatatattcgtGAATTTATAATCAGTACTACCAAATtcatgcaagaaaaaaaaactatagagaaaaaatgttaaagacaTAGTATATTTGGAAATATCTCAACAATAAAATTTCGACACACTATATTTATActtaattaaaatgtttttaatgaaaaatttatgtgaaaatgtttgagtttttttatagtaaatttaattaaatatcatCTCTATTAAAAagtatgtttaaaaataaatcttctATTCATGTGTATATTAAAATTGTCCCTCTTTTAAGACTAAGTCTTGATTCAAGGCAATTTCTCACTAgttcttttaacttttttcacaaaataacactcaaaaaataaaatgaccaaaataatctctttttatttttgaaatttttaatatttatcttttatttttttaaagttttgaaactCATACCCAAAATCCACCTCTTAATTTTAAACCTAAATctagattaattaacccaaattgtataaatgcatattattaccttttaataaaaaaaaattggtcattTTTCCTCTTTTAGTGTTAATTTTGTaaagataaactaaaaatgGTTATCCAAGGGAATTTCTCTTTCATTAATGGTTATATAATTACTATCAAGTAATAACAATCAGATTAATTGCATAATTATCAAGAAAACTGAATGCTCGTGATATACACTTACACTAGATAGAGACCTGCACATTGCGCaggattaaaaaaatttataaaatgtttattttaatatttttacgaTATGTAACAAatgaattattttgaaaattagttaTAATAACCGGTGGAACAATTAAAAAGGTTTATAACTAATATATCAGGTCTTGTACCAAAATGATGGAcccaaactaatttttttagtcatataattttaaatcagcactaaatataattttaattccATTTTGCACTAATATAGATTAATGCTGTGATGATATATTGATTATCCATACaaaaaatcatgaagaaataTAAATTGTGCATCACTCAAATTTTAAGTATCGTAAATCTGTGGCATTAATTTAGGTGCTGCAATAAATTaggaatatattaaaaatattatgtaaactgaatttaaactaaaatatttcaaagaaaatatttttacatatctatattattaaagttgtagTACAAAATAGAGATGTTTGGATACAAGGATAGGAgtattaaaaagaattaaagtgtttggaaacatagattatagtcttttttaaaaaaaattgtttggaaagtattaagcaaaaaaagtaatgggcttaagttattaagtccattataaaaaaatgttgtcaatatatataagaaaaatataatacaaagcccgatttgaaataccaactcaaattatagtTCTTATATTTCAtactaagttttaaaaatataatatatgtaattatttatataatgatacgtataatatattattaattatatgattacttatatgatggtacgtataaaatacgattagttatatgatgaaaatatacgatatataataatgactaatgATAGGTTTTCGGGTacccatacgggtttggttctgatcggttttcgaggtcaaagatttcagccctattaggatgtttctaaatttttgtttgagtttgattcggatctttgcgggtttggttctggtttggataacccatttaaattatttttaaagttttaaatcactatatattttaaatttctcaaaatatttaaataaaataatataatacctataaatttaaataacatatgtcagaatatctAAGCTTAACATAAAAGTTGgcttgatttaaaattatgaatacagaatcaataattattttaagtatttttggtgatttgaatatactttaactatttcagatatttatttttgactatctatatatatatatatatattttaagtattttaaaccaatttaaaagtatcatttttgatgttttatatacgctaaatctaaaaataattaatatatataagtatataaatctatttagataaattcaggtacccGAATCCTTCGGTTCGGATTAGATTCGGTtctttagaaaaacaaaattttgaataatttgaatatttaatcaatttatgctCGGGTTGGGTACTATATTTTCGGATCGATATCGGTTATGTTCCTTGCCAAATCCtaataataacataaaaaacaaatatcatcatatttttcaaaatatgcaCTGCGCACctagatcaaagtctataatcattaaattttaacaacaagctaactaaatatgttgattggagagagaataaaatAAAGGCAGAAAAATACacagtttaccagagacactctatatgtcgaatttattataaaaaatattttactaagataaatatattcaataattacaaaaaataatatatttcataaaagtgaaaaataatatccgcgctttcgaagtgcggatcaaaatctagtgttttATTAAAGTCATAACTTATGACAACTGTCCTCAACTTTAAATTAGAGATGTTAATATGTCAGCCCattaaatatgaataaaaattactattaaattacGATAGcgtatattttgttttctatatatttcTAAAGATTATAAATAGAGAAATTTATATTTCGAGAAGTATATTTATACAGTTTGAGAATAGATTtttcacaaataaaaattaaaatgtatttagtttttttttgttgacatcaatgtatttagtttttaaaaaaataccaCAATGATAAaggaaaaaccaaaaaaacgtAAACAGTTACGACAAAACcaaaactttaaattaagtAACTGAAACCACCTTGAGAAAGATCAAGATGAACATCAAAAAAATAGAAACCTAAACTATGGAAACCTTTCACTCTTCCTTTCAACCACTTTTCTCATCCTTCTCCTTCTATACTTTGATAGTACAGGCCATTCTCGTATCAGAACTCTGATTTAAAACAACATCCAAATTAATACTGGTTGTTCTCCGGTGTTTGGTTGGTATCAAGTCATTAGTTTCAGAAGGCTGAGAAGTACCATCCACAAACATCggataaataatataaattaagaattaTATTATCACAACCAGCAGATAATTGCATAAATATGTCATCAACAttggaaaataaatttatggtAGACGCATACATGGTGAATACAGAACCAACACAATCTCAATCATTATTGTCTACCTTGACAATAACGCATCAGCATAATTAGTGTCATAAATACATAATTGTATCATTAATAGACACATAATATACGTCTTTAGATTGAACATATTTCGTAATTGAAACTCCAATCTATATAGAAGCTTTCCTAAAATGACCTAATCGTATAAAGTCTTAATCACGCGTATAACATTATACGTaggataatttcaaaaatagtGACTTAATAATAATCTTCAAGTCTCTAATTGTAAGTTTATACGGTTcaaaaatcatgttttaatCTAATAAAAACATACAGCATTATAAAAAACGAATCAATGATATGATCACAGAATATGAtgcaattatttttaatattcgtccaaaagtttaaaacaaaagaaaaactgaaaaaacTTATTGTTAATCAACCAATAACTCGAAGAAACATTTGTAATGTTTTACAGCATGAACACTAACATACATCCAAAAAGCTGCGATGAATATATTATCTTAAGATTATGTTTctgaatatatgaatatatgataGAAACGACAATAACTATTGtggggagaattaccaattgtgactcaaaacttggagtcaaacccaaaagaataccccaacttgggtcaaaggcaaaagtaacctaaaaggctattgaaattacaactatctccttgtgagcaaacaaaaaaacggatttatttttacgtttctacccctcgcaagtcgtctgtaaacagacgacttgaaaataagtcgtccagacgacttaacttaaagtcgtctgtacagttattcttaaacataatttaaaaattttgtaaaaaatattttgataagtgaaaaattagAATtgtgtaattaacatatgtcttaagagatataaattaatatataacaaatttcaattgttttcagcccagttgagtgaaagtagtgagtcgtgatattctttagtttatgtttcatcaacatatgttgtagtattgtatgtgttcttagggttagattttggaaagcattaaaaccgtttttgaaattttttaaaattacctaagcgtgttcatttttgtgtatagtaaacactattgaagtataatttgattttataacgtggttagtaagttaatttagtcattttagtttaggggttcattttagggtctaggacgacttaatatttagtcttctgtgcccagacgactaaatattaggtcgtctgatgtacattatcaactagaataagtcgtctaaaccggaccaaaccttaaagtttaccaatgtacttttaaagctaaccggatcatttacccaatatataaggtgattttttttttttcattttccgcgaaattcagaaaccctaacagttctctctcaccggcgatatcaaaggcgattcgaattcccactattttcgaacaaccatcgttctcaacgtcggctatctatctcacttcattctcaccgttgtcgccgcagcttcttctaaccctagcgccgccgattcctctaaaccctagcgcccccgcttccactatttccgaacaaaccgtcgccctcgccaccgtgctccacaacgttctcaccgccgcttcctctaaacactagctagcaccgccgcttcttctaaaccctagcgccgccgcttcttctctgtaaaccgtagggccgtttctctgtaaaccctaacgccggtaagtcatcaaactcgaggaaaagatgaacataaaacgttgtctctttcaatttactcattctcaccgttttacgtttattttttcagatctataaccacaatgacgagtactccaactccttctgcgactaatcaggtccgcttgaaatttttctaatagaagacttgtaagtaagtcgtctggaaagtcttccaactggacgacttagtagacgacttaaatataagtcgtccatttggaagactttccagacgacttaaatataagtcgtcaactaagtcgtccagttggacgactttccagaTGACTTATATtaaaggcgtgattgatttagcttgtgttctgacttctattgttgtctttgattattttgcagacaaaaaggatggatattccagaactcccccgtaggttatacactttaggggaagagccagaagcccacaatagcatttcgtatcatacggataacaagaagttgcatactgctcttagggaagctctcactgatgctgaatttgaagagctcaaggagtcgagattgggagttttcatcaagttcaaggagcagggatttggttgggcttcaaggctggttcactacttgctcagtttaaagctggacattaagaagaagtacgagatgtggtgtctcgttggtccagaacctgcgaggttttcactgttagagtttgaaaacatcactggtctaaactgcgagtacatcgaggaccttgagacaccagaatgtgaagttaccccaaaGATGGTTTCTTTTtgggggatgatgggagttcatctggaagctgggccaactactgatcagataatagcagcactgaagagatgcggggattggtccagggaagatcgcaagcgactcgcgtacctttccatcttcactggattcattgaagggagaaagttttcaaccgctacacgagctactctggcaaggctagtgatggatttagaacggtttgagaattatccatgggggagagtcgcgtttaaggtgctgatggactctttgtggaacaaagatattactggctgttacaccgtggatgggtttatacaagttcttcaggtctgggcgtacacagctattccgggattgggtgctagtattggtagtcccagagaaaacagtccgtctccaccgattctggcttacgagggcagcagaggccgcagattcatgaaagctgctattgagtcaggtacctttccatcttcacttaattaagttgtctggaaagtcttccagctggacgacttagtagacgacttattataagtcgtctggaaagtcttccagctggacgacttagtagacgacttataataagtcgtctggaaggtcttccagctggacgacttagtagacgacttattataagtcgtctggaaggtcgtccagctggacgacttagtagacgacttataataagtcgtctggaaggtcgtccagctggacgacttagtagatgacttataattaagtcgtctatttagtattttgtttcaaatatctaactcgattcttcttctatttactgcagacccgcgtgatcaactttgttgagaaggacattactgaaatgtggccaaaatgggactctgaggttgaggacgtgcccgcggagaacatcattaaagtcatgtatgatcggagaccgtggaagtggaccatggattgctgggaagtcactggtacaaaacctaagtttgtgactccatcgaaaagagccaaagagatggttgtggtggaggtggaggag
The Raphanus sativus cultivar WK10039 chromosome 1, ASM80110v3, whole genome shotgun sequence DNA segment above includes these coding regions:
- the LOC130497990 gene encoding uncharacterized protein LOC130497990, coding for MDIPELPRRLYTLGEEPEAHNSISYHTDNKKLHTALREALTDAEFEELKESRLGVFIKFKEQGFGWASRLVHYLLSLKLDIKKKYEMWCLVGPEPARFSLLEFENITGLNCEYIEDLETPECEVTPKMVSFWGMMGVHLEAGPTTDQIIAALKRCGDWSREDRKRLAYLSIFTGFIEGRKFSTATRATLARLVMDLERFENYPWGRVAFKVLMDSLWNKDITGCYTVDGFIQVLQVWAYTAIPGLGASIGSPRENSPSPPILAYEGSRG